The genomic stretch ATGTCAGCTTCGGGTGCTGTCGAAACCCCGTTTCTTCGTCATCGTCGAATTCGCTTGAgttcctctatctctctcttctcctcctcctcctccttccgaGGATATTTTTCTATCATCGTCCTCAGAATTCTCGTCCTCGTTTATCTTGTCGAACCCCAAGTACTTGGATATCAAGTCGGGGACGACGAAGTTCGCTATCCAGTACGCAAGCAGAAGCACCGCACTGCAATTAACCCCGAGTCACCAAGTCAATACGCGACACCTGCAGAAGGAGCTCTGTTCGAGTAGCAGCGTCGAGCCAACTTACCCCGTTTGGAGGAACACCGATATGTCGCCCGTCTTCGCCGGAGCAGCGGCGGCGAGAGTAGAGCCGTACTGATCGGCGATTGCGCTGGTTCCGAGAGGGAGCTCTCGCCACGTCGGCGGCCGCGACGCCACCGTCGCTTGCCTACCGAGGGGAAAGCTAGGACGGCGGCCCGTGGAGGGCGAGAGGAGGTCGCGGTTCATTTTCATGGAGGGGATGTGGGTAGGAGGAGAGAGGAGAAGCTTTGGGTGGCAATGGCATGACGACGTGAAGCTCATTGGGGAATTTTTCGTTCTTGGTTTTGCGGTAGAAGCAGCAGCAGAGACGAGACCCGTGGCACAATCTGGAGGATAAGGAGATATCTTCGGGTTCGGGCCAGCCAATGTGGGCGGGCCATGCCCGACAATGGAATCACTAACTTGGCCTGTCCATTCCGCTCTTCCCGGTAATTATAGAACTCCTTTGATCTGAAATCGGGCTGGGAAAAGAGTTGAACTCAGGCACATGAAAACTTGTGCCAATCATGTGAGTTTCGCTCGTGGCGAATCTTAAATTT from Rhodamnia argentea isolate NSW1041297 chromosome 2, ASM2092103v1, whole genome shotgun sequence encodes the following:
- the LOC115757227 gene encoding uncharacterized protein LOC115757227 codes for the protein MSFTSSCHCHPKLLLSPPTHIPSMKMNRDLLSPSTGRRPSFPLGRQATVASRPPTWRELPLGTSAIADQYGSTLAAAAPAKTGDISVFLQTGAVLLLAYWIANFVVPDLISKYLGFDKINEDENSEDDDRKISSEGGGGGEERDRGTQANSTMTKKRGFDSTRS